Part of the Aggregatilinea lenta genome, CCGTCGAGCACCATCAGCGGCGACGACCAGCGCCGGTAAAATCCGCACGCGATCAGCACCTCGCGCGCGGCGGGCATGAACGTATCGGTATACACGACGCTCCACGCGGCATTATACGCCGCGAAAAAGGCGTAGGCCGCGTCGATCGCGTCCAGCGTCACGGCGTCGGGCGTCACAGGCCAGAGGTGATTCGCCCCGGTCAGGCGGGTATCGCCGCTGTAACTGAGTGTGAAAGTGTCCTGAGTGCGGGTCACAGCGGACGGCCAACTGCGGAACATGATCGCGTAAAAATCATCCACGCAGCGCAGCGCCGCCCCGAGATAGGAAGCTGTCATGCTTACGATGTGCTTTCTCCGGTTGAAAAGCGGATCGTCACAGTGGTTCCCTGGGCGGGGTCGCTGTCCAGGTGGAGACTGCCGCCCTGCCGCAGTACGACAGCGCGCACCAGTGTCAGGCCGAGACCGCCACCCGGCACCGCCTGCACGTGCGGATCGGGCGAGCGCCAGTAGCGGTCCCAGACGTGGCGCTGGTCATCGGGTGTGATGCCGAAGCCTTCGTCGGTCACGGCGCACCAGACGCCACCTTTTTCCGACCAGGCGCGCACGCGGACGGTCGCGCCCGCCGGGCTGTAGCGCAGGCCGTTTTCGACCAACGCGACCAGCGCGCGCTCCATCCAGGCCGGGTCGCCCCTCAGTGCGGGCAGGTCCGCCGCCACGTCCGTTTCCAGCGCGATCTCGCGCCCCTGCGCTTCTTCGGCGCAGACGGCCACCGCCGCGTAAATAGCCACACCCAGGTCGAATGGGACATAGTCGAGCGGCAGCCCGGCGTCCAGCCACGCCACGTCGGACAGGTCGTCCGCCGCCTCGGAGAGCTTGTCGACCAACTGGCGCAGGCGTCCCAGCCACCGGGTCTGGCCCGGATTGAGATCGCCCGCACGCAGCGTGAGATCGGCGTAGCCCGCCAGCGCCGTGAGCGGGTTGCGCAGGTCGTGGCGGAGGATGCGGGAAAGCGCGCGGCGCTGCTCGTCGAGCGTGCCGGGCGACATGGGCGAATGCGTTTCATCTGTCGGCATGTGCTGATCTTAGCAGTGTCACACCCCGGCGGGTACGCATGGAGAGAAATACGCGCCCCGGAATCAATCCGGCCCTCACCCCCGGCCTTCTCTACTCCACAGGGGCGGGACTTGACGCCCGGTTTTTGTGCCTTGTGCCCCTTCCCCCCGCTTGCGTTATTGTTGGCGAACGCGCCGCGATGGTGTTTCGTAGGGGCGGTTTCTATCCCGCCCGGTCGGGGCAGTTCACGAACTGCCCCGACAAAACCAATTCGCCAACAGATTCGCTTGCGGGGGGAAGGGGTCAGGGGATGGAGGACCGCCCGCTAACCGTAGCGGAAGTCGTGCAGCGTTTGCAGGTAATAGTCCGGCTGGCCGATATCGAAGCGCTGGCCGTCGACGATCACACCCAGGAAGCCGTCTTCCTGCCGCAGACGGTCCAGCGCGGACGTCAACTGGAACTCGCCGCGCTCGCGCACGTTGTGATTGATGTGCTCTTCGAGATAGTTGAACAGCGCCGGCTTGATGACGTACTGCCCAAACACCGTCAGGAACTCGTCGTCCCCCAGGCCGGGCATGCGCAGGTTGCTGCGCGCGTAATCGACCGTGGGCTTCTCGGCGAATTCGGTGACGTTAAGCAGCACGTCCGGCTCCAGCCAGATGCCGGTCGCCGTGCCGAAGCTGGCGAGCATCTCCGCCGGGGTGCGGCGCAGGCCCAGCGTGCTGATGCCGTGCTGCTGGTAGACGTCGATGAGCTGGCGCGCGCACGAGCGCTCGCCGTCCGAGCGGTAAATATGGTCGCCCAGCATCAGCAGGAACGGCTCGTCACCGATGATCTCGCGCGTCGCATACACCGCGTGGCCCAGCCCTTCCTGGTTGCGCTGGATCACGAAGCGCACATGCTTACCGATGTCCAGCAGCCGCTTGGAATAGGCCTGGAAGTGTGGCGGCAGCTTGTTGAAGTTCTCGATGGAGACCTGCTGGTTGAAGAACGACTCGAACTCGTCGAGGTCTTCTTCCTGCACGATGATGATTACCTCGTCGATGCCCGCGTCGAGCGCCTCCTCCACGATCAGCAAAATCGCGGGCTTGGCGATGCCGTCGCGGTCCACCACGGGAAACAGTTCCTTTTTGGTGGCCTTCGACGCCGGGAACAGCCGCGTGCCGAATCCCGCCGCCGGAATGACCGCCTTGCGCACCTTCGGCCCGGTGCTCAGCGTCAGCGCGAGGCAGGACATTTCCAGGTCGCGCTCGATGATCTCAATCACCGCCTGCTGGTCGTCCGCGCTGCGTGCGAGGAACTGCGCCGTGCCGTCCCCCTGCGAGCCGACGCCCTTGCCGCCCCAGATGTGCGGCTTGAGCGGCTCGTAGCCCAGCACGCGATGCAGCACGGGCGCGGTCAGTTCTTCGGGACAGGCAGGCGTCGCGTAGCGGTCGAAGAAGTCCTGCGCCTCGGCCATCAATTCGCCCAGGCGCGGCCCGTCGCCCGCTTCCAAAGCCTCAATCGCCTGATGCACGATGCGGCGGTTAATCGGCCCCAGCAGCTTCTGCACGTCCTCTTCGATCTCGTTGCGCGGGAACGGGTAGCTGCGGTTGAGCTGCGAGAGGATCTTCATGGTGTCTTTGTGCGCCTGAAGATCGACGATCACGAAGTGCATGTCCTGCCCCACCTGGACTTCGTCCGTATCCAGCCGCTCGCCGTCGAAGGTCATCAGCACCGGGCGGCTGCCGAACGCGCAGCCCTGGTCCATGCGCCCGCAGCGCGACGGCGTGGTGATCTCGCCCTGGTAGGCCATTTCCATCTCGCCACGCACGGTCATCTTCAGGTCATACACGCGGTTGAAAGCGCGCGCCGTCAGCACGGAGATCGCTGCGCTGGACGACAGACCCTTTTTGATCGGCAGGTCCGTCTCGTAGTTGTTGATCACCAGCCCGCGCACGCGGTAGTGCGTCAGCACCTGATAGGCGACGCCCGCCGCGTAGCTCCAATAGCTGCCGCTTTCGGCCTCGGCCAGCAGCGCCTTGGCATTCATGGGAATCTCGTGCGGCCCATGCGTGACGCCGTCCGGCGTGGTGGATGTCAGCACGAGCGCGCTGGGATGCGCCTCGACCTCGGCGTAAATACCCTGGTTGGTCCCGGTGATCAGAGCATGGCCTTTTTCGATGTCGGCGTTAATGCGGCGGTAGCCTCCGGCCCAGTCGGAGTGCTCGCCAAGCAGACAGATGCGGCCCGGAACGAAGATTTTCAAGGCGCGGCTCCTTGTATGTACGTGAGATGGGAGATGCTAAATATCCATACGGGGAGTCATTGTACTTGATCGGCAGCGGATGGGCTACGAATCGCGTCCCAACTTGACTTAGAGCACACTCTAAGATGTAGCATAGAGGGAAACCCCTGTTGGCCCAAGGGCCAGCACAAGTTCATGGAG contains:
- a CDS encoding sensor histidine kinase, with translation MPTDETHSPMSPGTLDEQRRALSRILRHDLRNPLTALAGYADLTLRAGDLNPGQTRWLGRLRQLVDKLSEAADDLSDVAWLDAGLPLDYVPFDLGVAIYAAVAVCAEEAQGREIALETDVAADLPALRGDPAWMERALVALVENGLRYSPAGATVRVRAWSEKGGVWCAVTDEGFGITPDDQRHVWDRYWRSPDPHVQAVPGGGLGLTLVRAVVLRQGGSLHLDSDPAQGTTVTIRFSTGESTS
- a CDS encoding sugar phosphate nucleotidyltransferase, with translation MKIFVPGRICLLGEHSDWAGGYRRINADIEKGHALITGTNQGIYAEVEAHPSALVLTSTTPDGVTHGPHEIPMNAKALLAEAESGSYWSYAAGVAYQVLTHYRVRGLVINNYETDLPIKKGLSSSAAISVLTARAFNRVYDLKMTVRGEMEMAYQGEITTPSRCGRMDQGCAFGSRPVLMTFDGERLDTDEVQVGQDMHFVIVDLQAHKDTMKILSQLNRSYPFPRNEIEEDVQKLLGPINRRIVHQAIEALEAGDGPRLGELMAEAQDFFDRYATPACPEELTAPVLHRVLGYEPLKPHIWGGKGVGSQGDGTAQFLARSADDQQAVIEIIERDLEMSCLALTLSTGPKVRKAVIPAAGFGTRLFPASKATKKELFPVVDRDGIAKPAILLIVEEALDAGIDEVIIIVQEEDLDEFESFFNQQVSIENFNKLPPHFQAYSKRLLDIGKHVRFVIQRNQEGLGHAVYATREIIGDEPFLLMLGDHIYRSDGERSCARQLIDVYQQHGISTLGLRRTPAEMLASFGTATGIWLEPDVLLNVTEFAEKPTVDYARSNLRMPGLGDDEFLTVFGQYVIKPALFNYLEEHINHNVRERGEFQLTSALDRLRQEDGFLGVIVDGQRFDIGQPDYYLQTLHDFRYG